In Coffea arabica cultivar ET-39 chromosome 9e, Coffea Arabica ET-39 HiFi, whole genome shotgun sequence, the genomic window GTTTGTTGTTGCGCCTTTTCTGTTCCTTCCCTATTCCTTTCCTTTGTATGAACTTGGATTAATGTCCTGAAATTGTAGAAGAGGGAGTTTGGGTGAATTGCATTTTGGGGAGTTGTCAGAATTGAATTTTCTGGTGTTCATTCGTAGGCAAAGCAAGATGAACAGTCTGATGTTTGAGCCCGttttggagaagatgattatTTGTATAGttttgtattttcagcctctccatcttctttttcttcgtATTTTAACCCCAGAATTTTAGGACTTCATAATTTTTATCCCCGAAACCTTCATAATCCATTCAATTAGGTCCCTATTTTGTTGCATTTGAGCCCCCCAAGTTCCCCCTTTATTCTGATATGACccggaaaattggaaaagtgaacttgtttctcctttttagattttaatcatcttttaataTGCATGAGTAGCTTTTTAGCTAGATTAATCCTTGTTTTTAGGTCATAATggtggcttaataattttttgtGGATTTCATCATGTTGGGTTCTTGTGGAAAAGGGTGTTTTGGGTTGAGAGGCTATTTTACTTGGGTTTAAGGGAGTGAGTTTAGCTTGTTTATTTGGGTTTCTGGCTCGGGCTTAGAAGGATAAAATACAACACATTTGGTTGGGTTTCATTTGGTAAAAGTGGGTTGTCCCACTTCATTCCCTTGGACTTCCGACCGGGCCAAGTGGTCTTGGCCCAAGAAAAAGTTagaaaatggcccaatggcctgatccattaagaaatcagaaaacgAATTTGTAGATCAGTCCCTGTATTTATAAATAATTATGCTGTGGCTCTAAGAACTTTTAACTTCTTTCATTTGGGTCCTTaacttaattgcaaataggtccctaaacttttttttaaaattttggccccaaaagtttgttaatttttgcaattaaatccctttttcttttaactttttaaatgtgggttgtttacatgatttaattgattcaatttcatgttcatttttatcttttgtgattatttgttaattaaagtgatgccttgaccttttcttttattttggagggtaaataagtaatttcactccattagaactccaactcaagggaggtacactctattccttattttcattttatttgatcctatgtgcATCTACGTggtttatgtgtgtaattgcatgactttgattgttttatttcatttttattcatttctttaGTTATCGAATTTTACATtgattttagttcaattttgatcatttgaaaggcttaaatgccaaagttgtaatagttagactattattttatttattttattcattccccctttagattgtagtaggcccccctcttaatgtaatagttagggtttctttgttttttttcgttgtgtgatttgcatgcgtatgtgctatgtgttaccgcttttttttagggtcttgcatctagatatcatgcttatgtgttatgtgctatatgtgatttatgtgtttacatgcttttattaggtcttacataATTTATTTTGGTTGTAATAAGTGCAtgtcgtcaccacactagtccaacgctagttgtggccgcCGTTCCCGAATCCgtactagtccaatgctagttgtggctctttgttCGATTTCTtattagtccaacgctagtgagaaagtagaaatatgggctagtccaatgctagacccttagggacctctCTCGTTAGATCATGCttgtatgattacattacacttcatgcatatttttccatttttaggatttttgtcattttcacataatatttcctCTAATTAAATATCCCTtacccctatatatatataacatttatatttgcatctcatttaggaaattagggggtagattagtgcattttgCCTGATTAGACTGGAgataaccccttggatatgggatatggatgagtttggcttttctaaccttagcacgctcatattccctctattaaaagggaaaacTGAGTCATGCACATTAGTctcccgtacccgacatgatgcactcctttgagacatgtatatttgtataattattttattccttttcttttcttagagtctcatatttttgcattattcgtgacttcttcgaagagtcttcattgggcgtcacaattaatgtgattggtaccaaataagTTTTAAAGATACATTTCGATCCCCCGacaccctcttaggtctagggtttgcattcatatagtacatccaaatgtgataaatttttaggttaagaataagaaaatctttgactaaatcacgcaactagccttggttaggttgaagggatgccttggatttttatccttgccttccccttcgtcaaatatGACTCTCGAACCTTTctcgttggtttacgtagactaggagtcgtttaaaaggggtttctttctaccttttcctttaaaaaattcattttaggtgacttggtacacctttaactctataccaagtggcgactccgatttttatttcaaaaaccctttttaaactgtATTTTGgatcaaatcgtcgcattttcgagtcccatttagacccatatttttcttcattttctttgtaaatcaaaattcatctttCAAATAAAcattcactttttaaaccattcatttatttttcttataaaaaatggggcgcgacacgaGATTTTGGGGCATTTCTCCCGTTGCCTACACTCTGATAGCTATCGTAAGATTTGCAAAATAGGTATGCATTTTTGAATAAGGTAGGCCAATAAAAATCACTCTCCAACACCTTAtgggttgttttttttttttgtccaaaatgaCCCTCACATGCATAAGAAtgagaaaaagttaaaatagaaGCAAATTCATTTTCACTTATGCATCTTCTCATTACTTGATCTGTACAATGCTTCCAGAGATATGGGCCATCCCATATGTAGTACTTACCATCACTTTTGAGTTtgtccttttttatttttgaccaACCTGCAGGAAACTGATTAGTGATCAGATAGTTTACCATATCTGCATACCAAGGGAGAGATGATTGAAGAGAAAATAAATGCTCATCCGGAAAAATCTCCCTTAAAGGAAAGTCCTCATTTGTAATGGGTAATCTGCTTAGATGATCAGCAACTAGATTTTCTGCCCCTCTTTTATCTCGAATTTTCAGATCAAATTCTTGTAGCAGTAATATCCATCGAATCAACCTCGGCTTAGCTTCTTTCTTGATCATCAAATATCGCAATGCTGCATGATCAGAGTACACAATTACCTTAACTCCTAACAAGTAAGATCTAAATTTTTCTAAGGCGAAAATAACAACTAGAACTCCTTTTTGGTGGTGGAGTAGTTCAATTGTGCTCCATTCAATGCCCTTGAAGCGTAATAGATTGCATGAGCGGATTTTCCAACTTTTTGCCCCAAAACTACCCCTACTGCAGTATCACTTGCATCACACATGATTTCGAGCGAGAGACTCCAGTCTGGAGGTTGGATAATTGGTGGTGAGATCAATAGCTCTTTCAACTTATCGAATGCCTTCTTGCAATCATCACTGAATTCAAATGGCACATCTTTTTGCAGGAATTGGAACAATAGAGTTCCAATTTTCGAAAAGTCTTGAATAAACCTGTGATAGAAATCTGCATGTCTCAAAAAAGAACGCACTTCCCGCTCACTTGCGGGGTAATGTAAGGAAACTACAAGGTCTATCTTGGCTTTGTCTATTTCAATGCCTTTAGATGATACCACATGAGTCAAAATTATCCCATGTTCGACCATAAAATAgcatttttcccaattaagcacTAGGTTAGTTTCAATACATCTTCTTAGAATTAAAGTCAAATTATTAAGGCACTCATCAAAACTGTCGCCATAGAcactgaaatcatccataaatatttttataattttctccacaTACTCAGAAAAAATACTTATCATACACCTCTGAAAAGTTGCCGGTGCATTACACAGTCCGAAGGGCATTTTTCTATAGGCAAAGGTACCAAACGGGcatgtgaatgttattttctccTGATCTTCCGACGCTATGGCAATCTGAAAGtaacttgaaaaatcatctaaaaaataataataaacacAACAtgtcaatcgttcaatcatctGATCAATAAAGGGAAGGGGGTAATAATCTTTTTTTGTTACTACATTAAGTTTGTTGTAGTCGATGTACTGACACCATCTGGTAGGCTTGCGAACTGGAACAAGTTCACCCTCACGGTTCGGTTCTACCATTATTCCAGCTTTCTTTGGGACCACTTGCACCGGACTTACCCACTGACTATCGGAGATGGCAAAAATTATCCCCACATCAAGAAGTTTGAGTATCTCATTTTTCACCACTTCCATCATCGTAGGGTTCAGTCTCCTTTGCGCTTGACATACTGGTATTGTATCCTCTTCAAGCCTAATCCGATGCATACACGAGGATGGATTGATGCCTTTGATATCAGCAATT contains:
- the LOC140014882 gene encoding uncharacterized protein, which gives rise to MEVVKNEILKLLDVGIIFAISDSQWVSPVQVVPKKAGIMVEPNREGELVPVRKPTRWCQYIDYNKLNIAIASEDQEKITFTCPFGTFAYRKMPFGLCNAPATFQRFIQDFSKIGTLLFQFLQKDVPFEFSDDCKKAFDKLKELLISPPIIQPPDWSLSLEIMCDATLRYLMIKKEAKPRLIRWILLLQEFDLKIRDKRGAENLVADHLSRLPITNEDFPLREIFPDEHLFSLQSSLPWYADMVNYLITNQFPAAVNHVSKWVKTKATRINDSKVVADFVRSHIFAHSGIPRAIISDRGKHICNRVIAALFRKYGVLHKVSSSYQPQTNGQADISIKEINPSWRKRFVLIEKIGVQDWRMHFEFEIQSLKIEKKFVVNGHRLKPYYDGFAAVVIIAATSLATALRHSWCSGRDSARCLTVARCRLSPQPVVADCHYHPLVAVAAVSPLRRASAVH